Genomic window (Bacteroides sp.):
TCATCCTCAAGTCCTGGCATCAGTTTGAAAATGGAAGGCATTTCCTACATTGCTGGTGCCGAATTGCCCTGCCTCATTGTGAATGTGGTCCGTGGAGGTCCCGGTCTTGGAACCATTCAGCCCTCCCAGTCCGACTACTTCCAGGCGGTCAAGGGTGGAGGACATGGCGACTATAAACTCCTCGTTCTAGCCCCAGCTACCGTGCAGGAAACGGTTGACTTTGTAAAACTTGGGTTTGACCTGGCATTCAAATACCGTAACCCCGTTATGATTCTATCCGATGGAATCATTGGACAGATGATGGAAAAAGTGGAGCTGTTTGAGCAGGTTCCCCGTTCAACGGAACAACCCGAATGGGCAACCGTAGGTAAGAAACCCGGCCGCGACCATGTGGTTGTTACTTCACTCCAGCTTCAGTCGGAAGAACAGGAAAAAGTAAACCTTCGCCTGCAGGCCAAATACCGCGTGATTGAGAAAAACGAGATCCGCTATGAAACATATTTGACCGATGATGCTGAATATCTGTTCGTTTCCTTTGGTTCAGCTGCCCGCATCACCCGCAAGGCAATGGAAATGGCAAGGGCAAAAGGAATTAAGGTGGGTCTCCTTCGTCCACAGACGCTTTTCCCATACCCATATGAGGCCATTAAAAAACTTGCCGACCAGGTGAAAGGCATTCTTACGGTTGAAATGAACGCCGGTCAAATGGTGGAAGACGTCAGGCTGGCAGTGAACGGTAAAGTTAAGGTGGAGCATTTTGGCCGCTTTGGTGGAATGATCCCCAACCCGGATGAAATTCTCAATGCACTTGAACAAAAAATTATTGGAGGATAATCATGGCTGAAAACTTAATAAAACCTGAAAACCTGGTATACGAGAAGACCAAGGTGATGACCGACAAGATCCTGCACTATTGCCCGGGTTGTGGTCATGGTACGGCTCACCGGATACTGGCCGAGGTCATCGATGAAATGGGCATTCAAAATGAGACCATAGGGGTTGCCCCGGTAGGATGCTCTGTACTGGCCTATAATTATTTTGACGTGGATATGACCGAAGCAGCCCACGGGCGCGCTCCTGCTGTTGCTACGGGCATCAAGCGTGTGTTCCCCGAGAAGTTTGTGTTTACTTATCAGGGTGATGGTGACCTTGCGGCCATTGGTACCGCCGAGACCATTCACGCCTGCAATCGGGGCGAGAATATTCTCATCGTTTTTATTAATAATGGTATTTATGGAATGACGGGCGGCCAGATGGCCCCCACCACCCTGGAGGGGATGAAGAGCTCGACCTCACCCCGGGGAAGGGATATCAAAACCATGGGTAATCCCCTGAAGATTACCGAACTCGTTGCCCAGTTGCCTGGCACTTTTTTCGTGACCCGCCAGTCGGTGCATACCCCGGCCAGTGTCCGCAAGGCCAAGCGGGCCATCAAAAAAGCGATGGAATACCAGAAACTGAACAAAGGGACCTGCTTGGTGGAGATCGTCTCAAACTGCAACTCAGGCTGGAAAATGACTCCCATCCATGCCAACCAGTGGATGGAAGAGAATATGTTCCCCTTCTTCCCTCTTGGAGATATTAAAGTACCACAAGAATAATTCTAAAGGAATCATATCATGACAGAAGAAATTATTATTGCCGGATTTGGCGGACAAGGGGTACTATCCATGGGTCAGATCCTTTGCTATAGCGGGGTGATGCAAGGCAAGGAAG
Coding sequences:
- a CDS encoding thiamine pyrophosphate-dependent enzyme, with the translated sequence MMAENLIKPENLVYEKTKVMTDKILHYCPGCGHGTAHRILAEVIDEMGIQNETIGVAPVGCSVLAYNYFDVDMTEAAHGRAPAVATGIKRVFPEKFVFTYQGDGDLAAIGTAETIHACNRGENILIVFINNGIYGMTGGQMAPTTLEGMKSSTSPRGRDIKTMGNPLKITELVAQLPGTFFVTRQSVHTPASVRKAKRAIKKAMEYQKLNKGTCLVEIVSNCNSGWKMTPIHANQWMEENMFPFFPLGDIKVPQE
- a CDS encoding 3-methyl-2-oxobutanoate dehydrogenase subunit VorB produces the protein MKELRLMKGNEALAEAAIRAGADAYFGYPITPQSEVIEYLMTENPVERTGMVVLQAESEVAAINMVYGAAGCGKKAMTSSSSPGISLKMEGISYIAGAELPCLIVNVVRGGPGLGTIQPSQSDYFQAVKGGGHGDYKLLVLAPATVQETVDFVKLGFDLAFKYRNPVMILSDGIIGQMMEKVELFEQVPRSTEQPEWATVGKKPGRDHVVVTSLQLQSEEQEKVNLRLQAKYRVIEKNEIRYETYLTDDAEYLFVSFGSAARITRKAMEMARAKGIKVGLLRPQTLFPYPYEAIKKLADQVKGILTVEMNAGQMVEDVRLAVNGKVKVEHFGRFGGMIPNPDEILNALEQKIIGG